The Paracoccus sp. MC1862 genome includes a window with the following:
- a CDS encoding uracil-DNA glycosylase: protein MTANPTWRGTTLDAETALVLLEWQREMGVDEPILDAPVDRYAEPVRPPVARPEPAAPMTSGQGTGALPGLEPAAAQAGQAAAMAARARTLAELSEIQGGFEGLDIRRGARNFVFSDGNPSARVMILGEAPGEEEDRQGRPFVGRSGQLLDRMFDAIGLSRQAADAERALYITNVLPWRPPGNRRPEEAEIDAMLPFVARHVELAAPDFLVLMGNAACKAALGRDGILRLRGHWTEAFGRPALPMTHPAYLLRNPIAKRDAWADLLSLSARLQAGSQP, encoded by the coding sequence ATGACCGCCAACCCGACATGGAGGGGGACGACCCTCGACGCGGAAACCGCGCTGGTGCTGCTGGAATGGCAGCGCGAGATGGGCGTGGACGAGCCGATCCTCGACGCGCCGGTGGACCGCTATGCCGAACCGGTCCGGCCGCCGGTGGCGCGGCCCGAGCCTGCCGCGCCGATGACCTCGGGTCAGGGGACGGGCGCGCTGCCGGGCCTTGAACCCGCCGCCGCTCAGGCCGGACAGGCAGCGGCGATGGCCGCCCGCGCCCGGACGCTGGCCGAATTGTCCGAGATCCAGGGCGGCTTCGAGGGGCTGGACATCCGCCGGGGCGCCCGCAACTTCGTCTTCTCGGACGGCAACCCTTCCGCGCGGGTGATGATCCTCGGCGAAGCGCCGGGCGAGGAGGAAGACCGGCAGGGCCGCCCCTTCGTGGGACGTTCGGGGCAGTTGCTCGACCGGATGTTCGACGCGATCGGCCTGTCGCGGCAGGCGGCGGATGCGGAACGCGCGCTTTACATCACCAATGTCCTGCCATGGCGGCCCCCCGGCAATCGCCGCCCCGAAGAGGCCGAGATCGACGCGATGCTGCCCTTCGTCGCCCGCCATGTCGAACTGGCGGCGCCGGATTTCCTTGTGCTGATGGGCAACGCGGCCTGCAAGGCGGCGCTGGGCCGGGACGGCATCCTGCGGCTGCGGGGGCATTGGACGGAAGCCTTCGGCCGGCCCGCCCTGCCGATGACGCATCCCGCCTATCTGCTGCGCAACCCCATCGCCAAGCGCGATGCCTGGGCGGACCTGCTGTCGCTGTCCGCCCGGCTTCAGGCCGGGTCGCAGCCCTGA
- a CDS encoding protein-disulfide reductase DsbD domain-containing protein: MTRLALPLAAFLALGPAWAGDLPPGLARAELLPPYITEAGSLMTALRLELLPGWKTYWRSPGDSGVPPQFDWTAATNLGHAAPHWPRPEVIDSGGERTLGYHGALVLPIEITPAAPGQPVGGKVAVELGLCLNVCVPAHLSMAIPPVTPLPDPRIIAALAQVPETVEAALNCSMTEIADGVQVAASVEGTAGAGTAAALELAAPEVWVSAPDLTAEDGRLTAVADFVPPVARPFPLDPAQVRLTLIGPEGAVEYQGCDPA, encoded by the coding sequence ATGACGCGCCTTGCCCTGCCCCTTGCCGCCTTTCTCGCCCTCGGCCCCGCATGGGCAGGCGACCTGCCGCCGGGATTGGCGCGGGCCGAGCTGCTGCCCCCCTACATCACCGAGGCCGGCAGCCTGATGACCGCCCTGCGGCTGGAGCTTTTGCCGGGGTGGAAGACCTACTGGCGCAGCCCGGGCGACAGCGGGGTGCCGCCGCAGTTCGACTGGACAGCCGCGACGAACCTCGGCCACGCCGCGCCGCACTGGCCGCGCCCCGAGGTGATCGATTCGGGCGGAGAGCGGACGCTCGGCTATCACGGTGCGCTGGTGCTGCCGATCGAGATCACGCCCGCCGCGCCGGGACAGCCGGTCGGCGGAAAGGTCGCGGTCGAACTGGGCCTCTGCCTCAACGTCTGCGTGCCCGCGCATCTGTCGATGGCGATTCCCCCCGTCACCCCCTTGCCGGACCCCCGCATCATCGCGGCGCTGGCGCAGGTGCCCGAGACGGTCGAGGCGGCGTTGAACTGCAGCATGACCGAGATCGCGGACGGGGTGCAGGTCGCGGCCTCGGTCGAAGGCACGGCCGGCGCGGGCACCGCCGCCGCGCTGGAGCTTGCCGCGCCCGAGGTCTGGGTGTCGGCCCCCGACCTGACGGCGGAAGACGGGCGGCTGACGGCGGTCGCGGATTTCGTGCCGCCGGTCGCCCGCCCCTTTCCGCTGGACCCCGCGCAGGTGCGGCTGACGCTGATCGGCCCCGAGGGCGCAGTCGAATATCAGGGCTGCGACCCGGCCTGA
- a CDS encoding YqgE/AlgH family protein → MTRSDDSADPRGHRPDNLTGKVLIAMPGMADPRFAHSVVLICAHGDEGAMGIVLNKPLPGIGFSDLLGQLGIDSRGGAPAVPVHFGGPVEPGRGFVLHPLPEDDTEDEGMLRIGGLRLGLTTTRNILEDIARGKGPDRAVLSLGYAGWDAGQLETEMMANGWLTAEAGDELIFGTDNAQKWQAALRSLGVDPLALSTAAGHA, encoded by the coding sequence ATGACCCGTTCCGATGATTCCGCAGATCCCCGGGGACACCGGCCCGACAACCTGACCGGCAAGGTGCTGATCGCCATGCCGGGCATGGCCGATCCGCGCTTTGCCCATTCCGTGGTGCTGATCTGCGCCCACGGCGACGAAGGCGCCATGGGCATCGTGCTGAACAAGCCCCTGCCCGGCATCGGCTTCTCCGACCTGCTGGGGCAGCTCGGCATCGACTCCAGGGGGGGCGCCCCGGCGGTTCCCGTCCATTTCGGCGGCCCGGTCGAACCCGGCCGCGGCTTTGTCCTGCATCCTCTGCCCGAGGATGACACCGAGGACGAGGGGATGCTGCGGATCGGCGGGCTGCGCCTGGGGCTGACGACGACGCGCAACATCCTCGAGGACATCGCCCGGGGGAAGGGGCCCGACCGGGCGGTGCTGTCCTTGGGATATGCGGGCTGGGATGCGGGCCAGTTGGAAACCGAGATGATGGCGAACGGCTGGCTGACCGCCGAGGCCGGCGACGAGCTGATCTTCGGCACCGACAACGCCCAGAAATGGCAGGCCGCGCTGAGGTCGCTGGGCGTCGATCCGCTGGCCCTGTCCACGGCGGCCGGGCACGCCTGA